Within Spinacia oleracea cultivar Varoflay chromosome 4, BTI_SOV_V1, whole genome shotgun sequence, the genomic segment TTCCTGGATGGCTACATTCTTCTCTGTCGAAAAAGCTCTCTTCTTCTGTTTCACCGGTCTGACTTCTCTGTTAACAGTCAACCTGTGGACCATGACGTTGGGATCAATCCCTGGCATTTCGTCGGCAGAGAAGGCAAATATGTCCGCGTGCTCTCGCAACAGATCGATGATATTtaccctcagggaaaggtctatATCTGTGCCAATTCGGACTGTTCTGTCCTCTACTCCTTCCTCCAGCTCTATCTCTTCTGTTTCTTCTGCTGGGGCTGGTTTTAACAGTCCTTCTTCACGATGCTCAAAATTCTCCATGTCCAGTAGTGCGTCTTTTTTACgctctgctctctttctctttctggaCAAGGGAATGTCTGCCTCTGCCAGGGGCGGGGTCTGGGTGGCTGTTTCAGGGCTGTGTGGTAGCATCTCTTAGCCTGCTCTTGGTTTCCCCTGACCTTAGCTGATCTGTTATCATTCGTTGTGTACATCATGGTGAGGTGATAAGTAGACACCACTGCTCCTGCATCATGAATAAATGGTCTGCCCAGAATGGCATTGTATGCTGCGGGTACCTTGACTATCATGAAATCAACCATGACATCCTTGATATCTTTCCCCTGCCCAATTTGGACAGGTAAGCTAACTATTCCTTCTGGTATCACCGTTGCTCCTGTGAAACCAATTACTGGGTAGCTAATTGGCTTTACGTGCTTCTCTTCAATCTGCAGCTCTTGGAAAGCTGGCCAGAATATAATGTTTGCAGAGCTTCCTCcgtctatcaggattcgatggaTTTTTCTGTTAGCCACATCCAGAGCTAACACCATTGGGTCATCATGGGGATAAATTATGCCCTTACAATCATCTTCTGTAAAAGTGCACTGTGGGATTTTTGGAGGGGCAGGCCATTTTCCTGAGTTGTGGTAATTAACCTGGTGTTTAAATTCGTTCACACTGGCCTTAGCACCGCTGGCTGTAGTACCAGCGTAGACTGGTCCTCCTGTTATGACCAGTATATCATTCGACCTCTTCTGCTCTGCTGGGTGGTTCTGTTTTTGCTCTGTCTTCCTGTTATCAAATCGACCCTCATCATCCCTGTTTTCGTAGGTCCTGCTGTATGAGCTCTTTGCCTTAAATTGTGTTAGGTACCCCCTTCGGATCAGGTCCTCAATGTTATCTTTCAGGTGAGTGCATCCTCTGTGAGATGACCATGATCCTTGTGAAAATCACAGTACTTCTTCGTGTCCCTGTATTTGTTGTACATTTTCGGTGGTCTCTGCCATTTCTCATCCTCCTTGCTGATAGCAAAAATCTGGGTTCTGGATGCAACCAGAGGAGTGTATTCGTTGAATTTGCCTCGCTTTTCAGTTTTGAACTCACTACCCCTTCCTCTGACCTGCCCGTGCCAATCTTTTCTGGGCTGCTGATTTTCCCTTTTGTCTGGGTATTCTGTTTTGTACGGCTCTTTTCTGCTCTGACTACCGTAATTGTTCTCACTTGCTACATATCGTCGTGAGGTTGCTCTGCCAATCTCTTCACTTTTTATGAATTCATTTGCCTTCCCCAGTACCTCTGCCAGGGTTGTGAATGACTTTCTGCCCAGATAACTCTTGAATTCTCCATCCCGCAGACCAGTCATCATAGCCAGGACTGCTACCTCTTGCTGTAACTTGAGTATATTCGATGCCTCCATATTGAATCTGGATATGTACTCCCTCAGAGATTCCTGAGGTCCTTGGATGACTGACATCAGCTCCCCTGTCATCCTTTCTCTGGCAATGTTTGCCACATATTGGGTGCGAAACAAGATGGCTAACTGCCGGAAAGAGGTTATGGTGCCCTTGGGTATTTTACCGAACCAGCTCTGTGCCATCCCCTCCAGAGTGGAAGGGAAAACCTTACACCACATAGAGTCTGTGTTGGTATATAGCATCATGTGTCCTCCAAAGGCAGAGAGGTGATTCGTTGGGTCTGACTTTCCGGAATATTTGCAGGTGGgcatttttatcttttccattttttccGAGAGTATCTCATCACAGAAAGGGGAATTATCAGGTTTAACTATTGCTCGGGTGGGATTTGGCATACCTGACCCGGAGTGGTGCCTCTGGCTGGGTGCTTGTTCGGTTCTCGCTCTGGGTTGAGCTCTGCTAGGCGTGATACTTTCTGCCTCATATTCTTGGCTGTCAGCCCCTTCCATCTCCTGCTGCAGATTCCTCCTCCAGACGTTCGGACTGTTTTGGGGTCTGGGACGTTTCCTCCTCTGCTCAACCTCAACCTCTGGGGCTGTCCTCATGACCTGGGCTTGCGGTGTTGTCTGGGTAAGGAAGGTCAGGACTTCTATGGCTGTGCGCATCTGGTCGGGTGAGAACTGTGCCCCCAACCGTGCTAGTGAGGCACTGGTTGGAACTGGGATGCCCTGGCCCTGGCTGGGGGTTGCCATAGCTCTGGGTTGTGGTGTCTCTCTTGGCGGACCAAGACTCTGAGGCATGCCGAACAAAGGTACGTTTGTGATTCTCTGGTTGTTTCTAGAGGTGGGTGGTTCTATTTGCTGGATTATCGGTTCGCTTGACTCAGTCATTTTGTGGGAGGGTAGGTCTTTTAGAGGCAAGGTCTGGgaagtcccctccttctagcgccacttGTTCCGAGTGTGGAACTGGGAGGACGTTCCGGAGTGCCTTGGCCCTGTCAAGCAGAGCAAACGtgagctaacctcgggggtttaaccgaggaaaccccctccgatgcctaagtcagcaaatagATAAGAAGTCTTTAGAGAGGGAATATAGAGAGAAGGTGGAGCAAGTACCGTGTGTAAGAATATGTCCCATCATGAATGATGTGGGTgctatttataggcgtactattctgtactttggcctacttagatgccgccacgtgtatgacggcgatgtactttattccttgtCGTTGTCGTTTAGCCTGCAGGTCCCTTCTTGGACTGATGCAGCTTTGCCTAGCTCTG encodes:
- the LOC130472071 gene encoding uncharacterized protein, translating into MTESSEPIIQQIEPPTSRNNQRITNVPLFGMPQSLGPPRETPQPRAMATPSQGQGIPVPTSASLARLGAQFSPDQMRTAIEVLTFLTQTTPQAQVMRTAPEVEVEQRRKRPRPQNSPNVWRRNLQQEMEGADSQEYEAESITPSRAQPRARTEQAPSQRHHSGSGMPNPTRAIVKPDNSPFCDEILSEKMEKIKMPTCKYSGKSDPTNHLSAFGGHMMLYTNTDSMWCKVFPSTLEGMAQSWFGKIPKGTITSFRQLAILFRTQYVANIARERMTGELMSVIQGPQESLREYISRFNMEASNILKLQQEVAVLAMMTGLRDGEFKSYLGRKSFTTLAEVLGKANEFIKSEEIGRATSRRYVASENNYGSQSRKEPYKTEYPDKRENQQPRKDWHGQVRGRGSEFKTEKRGKFNEYTPLVASRTQIFAISKEDEKWQRPPKIGCTHLKDNIEDLIRRGYLTQFKAKSSYSRTYENRDDEGRFDNRKTEQKQNHPAEQKRSNDILVITGGPVYAGTTASGAKASVNEFKHQVNYHNSGKWPAPPKIPQCTFTEDDCKGIIYPHDDPMVLALDVANRKIHRILIDGGSSANIIFWPAFQELQIEEKHVKPISYPVIGFTGATVIPEGIVSLPVQIGQGKDIKDVMVDFMIVKEQWCLLITSP